In Plasmodium gaboni strain SY75 chromosome 14, whole genome shotgun sequence, one genomic interval encodes:
- a CDS encoding transcriptional regulatory protein sir2b, producing MNYASRLSKHEYKGPLGEEEYFEDIEEEKKKVKELIEKIKSSEYIVVHSGAGISTSSGLQDFRGPTGIWTNEHLNELKNKKKRNHDYKDNKRKLKSDHIKCRDSLDIYSPSFLHNEKKENTLNIVKREKCYNEIGVNMNSCNKSVIQSNHVYVNRDNNSNSNNNNNLKENMLENNNNLEHKKNNNNVNNNDNNLYNNVVNSIGSNDHTNNENILIKKESNSENIRNNIPDKVNIKNVIKTDAKKETILDPENYVIFGKRKKKVIELHLALPSKTHIMINELMNKNIIKFMITQNIDSLHHRCGKHFSKTAEIHGNIFTERCDFCGRRYLRDYLISTISFKPTGSLCFLCSFPPIGVCTDVLLDWNNSYEEFFHLNSIKHSQIADFHFCLGSSFYIVPASSYPSKKKYANANSYSCVINYQKSFLSKEVNLNIHSNVNNISDIIIKEFSLNPLSIRSTRVTIVRCPIDTLDVMSDDLISIHNIKLKDKRMREQNIDYARIRNKDETYNNEKSVKLNVTECLYYNKHGECYEKRKYKLIDEHLIPNNEGNKNISNGINISDQKIDNNKSNNNNSNINSNSNNSNYHMSKNINPDFSFVENESNIYDNYKEQTFILKCSMIINIKTVCLENFHKVHIKLLDDIKGIWIIRTNFSCILEVELWYNSFILLKLNFNKSDPFIQLNAWNVNVAYTYGDDIDDFDYFQNDENNKKPFNLYKNKYISNMRTEGDVNNVYTLDNQQLKSNNNNNNNNYYYYDKDNSGEPYYCSEILNEHVHVGYNPNNYETKCKAYILAYLDNSTALDINNNVNNNDFIPFNLTHSLKLLYNIYCVLNKDIEQNKNTTIKETYDKLDYFIKNFDFNRDSCLYTNNFINMLIQNEHHGNQSRYKFRERRKRLLNDYSSCSSDDDQDGKNIFIFYNLYMNQYKKKGHDEINKKDEVYEKNVHSESNQHVHNVKVRTDLINHKSVYKTVKNNNLVDINNMNLIEKKNNSEELFLINDKDYNSFLSVNNKENINCISAWQNNKTNCNENMPQMTNNDLIDVMKSETQKQYNCFDKSSINDINNNNSDSNNNDNNNNDNNGYIYSPVLFINKKYKLGELVYKIPKYVKPQKVYTPYKKITRNKKYSNTLQKDRYEKWKMLYEELINNENKSYIIDSPLYKEISYFPYWIINYVNDLFECM from the coding sequence ATGAACTATGCATCACGTTTGTCAAAACATGAATATAAAGGGCCACTAGGTGAAGAAGAATATTTTGAAGATATTGAagaagagaaaaaaaaagttaaGGAGcttatagaaaaaataaaaagtagTGAATACATAGTTGTTCATTCAGGTGCTGGCATATCAACTAGTTCAGGACTGCAAGATTTTAGAGGTCCTACGGGAATATGGACAAATGAACACCTTAACGAattaaagaataaaaaaaaaaggaatcATGATTATAAAGATAACAAAAGAAAACTTAAATCTGATCATATAAAATGCAGGGATAGTTTAGATATTTATAGTCCTTCCTTTTTGCATAATGAAAAGAAAGAGAATACATTAAATATTGTAAAAAGGGAAAAATGTTATAATGAAATTGGTGTAAATATGAATTCTTGTAATAAAAGTGTTATACAATCTAACCATGTATATGTTAATCgtgataataatagtaatagtaataataataataatttaaaagagAATATgttagaaaataataataatttagaacataaaaaaaataacaataatgtgaataataatgataataacTTGTATAATAACGTGGTTAATTCTATAGGATCCAATGATCATActaataatgaaaatattcttattaaaaaagaaagtaATTCAGAAAATATTAGGAATAACATACCTGATAAAgtaaatattaaaaatgttataaaaacaGATGCTAAGAAAGAAACTATTTTAGATCCTGAAAATTATGTAATTTTtggaaaaagaaaaaaaaaggttaTAGAACTTCATTTAGCTCTACCATCAAAAACTCATATTATGATAAATGAAttaatgaataaaaatataataaaatttatgaTAACTCAAAATATTGATTCCTTACATCATCGATGTGGGAAACACTTTTCTAAGACAGCCGAAATTCATggtaatatttttacagAAAGATGTGATTTTTGTGGTAGAAGATATTTAAGAGATTATCTCATATCTACTATTAGTTTTAAACCAACTGGTTCTTTATGTTTTTTGTGTTCATTTCCTCCTATTGGAGTATGTACTGATGTTTTATTAGATTGGAATAATTCTTATGAAgaattttttcatttaaattcAATAAAGCATTCTCAAATAGCAGattttcatttttgttTGGGTTCCAGTTTTTACATAGTCCCAGCTAGCTCTTATCCATCTAAAAAAAAGTACGCTAATGCAAATTCCTACAGTTGTGTTATTAATTATCaaaaatcatttttatcaaaagaagttaatttgaatatacattctaatgtaaataatatatctgatataattattaaagAGTTTTCTCTTAATCCATTGTCAATTAGAAGTACAAGGGTTACAATTGTTAGGTGCCCAATTGATACGTTAGATGTAATGTCTGATGACTTAATATCAATACACAATATTAAATTGAAAGATAAGAGAATGAGAGAACAAAATATAGATTATGCTCGAATAAGGAATAAAGATGAAacttataataatgaaaaatcTGTAAAACTAAATGTGACGgaatgtttatattataacaagCACGGAGAATGTTATGAAAAAAGGAAGTATAAACTAATAGATGAACATTTAATTCCGAATAATGaaggaaataaaaatatatcaaatgGCATAAACATATCTGATCAAAAAATTGACAATAACAAAAGtaacaacaataatagtaatattaatagtaatagtaataatagtaattatcatatgtctaaaaatataaatccTGATTTTTCGTTTGTTGAAAATGAGTCCAATATTTATGATAACTATAAGGAACAAACATTTATACTTAAATGTTctatgataataaatatcaAAACTGTATGTTTAGAAAATTTTCATAAAGTACATATAAAACTGTTAGATGATATTAAAGGTATATGGATAATAAGAACAAATTTTTCTTGTATTTTAGAAGTAGAATTATGgtataattcttttattttattaaaattaaattttaataaaagtGATCCTTTTATTCAGTTGAATGCTTGGAATGTAAATGTAGCTTATACATATGGTGATGATATAGACGATTTTGATTATTTCCAAAATGATGAGAACAATAAGAAAccatttaatttatataaaaataaatatatttctaataTGAGAACAGAAGGGGATGTTAATAATGTGTATACATTGGATAATCAACAACTAAAAAgtaataacaataataataataataattattattattatgataaagATAATTCAGGTGAACCATATTACTGTTcagaaatattaaatgaacATGTACATGTAGGTTATAACCctaataattatgaaacTAAATGTAAAGCATATATTTTAGCATACTTGGATAATTCAACAGCAttagatataaataataatgtcaataataatgattttATACCCTTTAATTTAACACAttcattaaaattattatacaatatatattgtgtgcttaataaagatattgaacaaaataaaaatactaccataaaagaaacatatgataaattggattattttataaaaaattttgattTCAATAGAGATAGTTGcttatatacaaataattttataaatatgcTTATACAAAATGAACATCATGGTAATCAAAGTCGCTATAAATTTAGAGAAAGAAGAAAGAGACTTTTAAATGATTACAGTTCATGTTCTTCTGATGATGACCAGGatggaaaaaatattttcattttttataacttatatatgaaccaatataagaaaaagggacatgatgaaataaataaaaaagatgaagtgtatgaaaaaaatgtacATAGTGAATCAAATCAACATGTACATAACGTTAAAGTAAGAACTGATTTGATTAACCATAAATCTGTTTATAAAACAGTAAAGAATAACAATTTGgttgatataaataatatgaacctaatagaaaaaaagaataattcAGAAGAGCTGTTCttaataaatgataagGATTATAACAGTTTCCTTTctgttaataataaagaaaatattaattgtATAAGTGCTTGgcaaaataataaaacgAATTGTAACGAAAATATGCCACAGATGACTAATAATGATTTAATAGATGTTATGAAATCTGAAACGCAAAAGCAATACAATTGTTTTGATAAATCTTcaataaatgatataaataataataatagtgacagtaacaataatgataataataataatgataataatggatatatatattctccagttcttttcataaataaaaaatataaactCGGAGAATTGGTATATAAAATACCAAAATATGTAAAGCCACAAAAAGTTTATACGccttataaaaaaattacaagaaataaaaaatattctaaTACCCTTCAAAAGGATAGATATGAAAAATGGAAAATGTTATATGAAGAATTGattaataatgaaaataaatcatatataatagatTCACCTCTCTATAAAGAAATAAGTTATTTCCCTTATTGGATTATAAATTATGTGAATGATTTATTTGAATgtatgtaa
- a CDS encoding putative pre-mRNA-splicing factor CWF18 — MDTNDYENLKFYNYIPVNKELKKSCIPCPDTEDYEAKLNKEFEEELDKAFQGNILDQINAKDINADLKRDLKKKLDILSKKTDRAIVQLIKQKINENKNKDNITNTNDDEEEKETMTLNFDKKNDKNFGHVLYKTLDKLDVMDDESD, encoded by the coding sequence ATGGATACAAATGATTATGAGAATTTAAAGTTTTATAACTACATTCCAGTAAATAAGGAACTAAAGAAATCATGTATCCCATGTCCTGATACTGAAGATTATGAAGCAAAGttaaataaagaatttGAAGAAGAATTAGATAAAGCATTTCAAGGTAACATCTTAGATCAAATAAATGCAAAAGATATAAATGCTGATTTAAAAAGAGACCTAAAAAAGAAATTGGATATTCTATCAAAAAAAACAGATAGGGCTATTGTTCAATtaattaaacaaaaaataaatgaaaacaaaaataaagataatattacaaacacaaatgatgatgaagaggaaaaagaaacaatgacattaaattttgataaaaaaaatgataagaACTTTGGTCatgttttatataagaCACTTGATAAATTAGATGTAATGGATGATGAATCGGAttaa